The following proteins are encoded in a genomic region of Helicobacter macacae MIT 99-5501:
- a CDS encoding ABC transporter ATP-binding protein: MSKKTTQDFAKKSTLESTPRDFTKSTNAPKGKPIIEVKNLYTSYGNRLIHDNISFSIYQNEIFGILGGSGSGKSTLLKTMVLLQPPQSGEIKIFDKDIWKLKNPTHFLNHCGVLFQFGALYSSLTVIENVGILLEEYSDYPKSTIKEIAKSLIAKVGLEPNAYHLYPYELSGGMKKRVGLARALALNPQILFLDEPTSGLDPASAQKLDELICKLQDELQMTIVMVSHDLDSVRDTANRFLMLKNGKIEFLGTLHELKESISTLSSDNLFFSNRGERLWKDA, from the coding sequence ATGAGCAAAAAAACCACACAAGATTTTGCAAAAAAATCTACCCTAGAATCTACCCCAAGAGACTTTACTAAATCTACAAATGCACCCAAAGGCAAGCCAATAATTGAGGTAAAAAACCTCTACACTTCCTATGGAAATCGCCTAATCCACGACAATATCAGCTTTAGCATTTACCAAAACGAGATTTTTGGGATTTTGGGCGGAAGCGGAAGCGGAAAATCCACCTTGCTAAAAACTATGGTTTTGCTTCAGCCACCACAAAGCGGCGAGATAAAAATCTTTGACAAAGACATTTGGAAGCTAAAAAACCCCACGCATTTTCTAAACCACTGCGGTGTGCTGTTTCAGTTTGGTGCGCTATATAGCTCACTAACAGTGATAGAAAATGTAGGAATCCTCCTTGAAGAATACAGCGACTACCCCAAATCCACCATAAAAGAAATCGCAAAATCCCTAATCGCCAAAGTCGGCTTAGAGCCAAACGCCTATCACCTCTACCCCTATGAGCTAAGCGGGGGAATGAAAAAGCGCGTGGGACTAGCTCGCGCCCTAGCACTAAACCCGCAGATTTTGTTCCTAGATGAGCCTACAAGCGGGCTAGACCCTGCAAGCGCACAAAAGCTAGATGAGCTTATCTGCAAGCTCCAAGATGAATTGCAAATGACGATTGTTATGGTTTCGCACGATTTGGATTCTGTGCGTGATACAGCAAATCGATTTTTAATGCTAAAAAATGGTAAAATAGAGTTTTTGGGAACTTTGCACGAGCTAAAAGAAAGCATAAGCACCCTTTCAAGCGATAATCTATTTTTCAGCAACAGAGGAGAGCGACTATGGAAAGACGCATAA
- a CDS encoding HD domain-containing protein — protein MKPTKSPRLKPSLLRKIFTAASIRRWNDQACPVEFVELDKQAHKMVIAYLLARYEEHINGASIDWERLILQFCYEFFERVILTDIKPPVFHKLTTRHNKELVKFTLANLQGDLGEYEFFSQMGEYLTSSEHLASHSPSLECEILKAAHYYASKWEFDIIYHFNTKMYDVQNIKKIIDKQVEDHYHLAGMQQIALYEDVRELITMLGQLRFQKRWSQTPRIPETSVLGHTLVVAISAYLLSLDLGACKQMRINHFLCGLFHDLPEVLTRDIISPIKHNVLGLDEFIKQIESEAVEEKILSKVPDNIKEDIVYFTQNEFANRYKIECFPHYAKSYEELFAQFNSDEYEPICGEFLKVCDHLSAYLEAKISIAHGISSKDLIEGAQGILDKRGDEVINGLDIGAVFREFE, from the coding sequence ATGAAACCCACAAAATCCCCGCGACTAAAGCCCTCTCTCCTGCGCAAAATCTTTACCGCCGCGTCCATAAGGCGGTGGAATGACCAAGCCTGCCCTGTGGAGTTTGTCGAGCTTGACAAGCAAGCACACAAAATGGTTATCGCTTATTTGCTTGCACGCTATGAGGAGCATATAAATGGCGCGAGTATCGATTGGGAGCGGCTTATCTTGCAGTTTTGCTATGAGTTTTTTGAGCGCGTAATCCTCACAGACATAAAGCCCCCCGTTTTCCACAAGCTAACCACTAGGCACAACAAAGAGCTAGTGAAATTCACCCTTGCAAATTTGCAAGGCGACTTGGGCGAGTATGAGTTTTTCTCGCAAATGGGCGAGTATCTCACTTCTAGCGAGCACCTCGCCTCACACAGCCCTAGCCTAGAGTGCGAGATACTAAAAGCCGCGCACTACTACGCTTCTAAGTGGGAGTTTGACATTATCTATCATTTCAACACCAAAATGTATGATGTGCAAAACATAAAAAAAATCATCGACAAGCAGGTAGAAGACCACTATCATCTCGCAGGAATGCAGCAAATCGCGCTATATGAAGATGTGCGCGAGCTTATCACTATGCTAGGGCAGCTACGATTCCAGAAGCGGTGGAGTCAGACCCCTAGAATCCCCGAAACCTCCGTGCTAGGACACACACTCGTTGTCGCCATAAGCGCGTATTTGCTAAGCCTTGATTTGGGCGCGTGCAAGCAGATGCGCATAAACCATTTCCTTTGTGGGCTATTCCACGATTTGCCCGAAGTCCTTACCCGCGATATTATCTCGCCTATCAAGCACAATGTGCTAGGGCTAGATGAGTTTATCAAGCAAATAGAGAGCGAAGCAGTCGAGGAGAAAATCCTCTCAAAAGTCCCAGACAACATAAAAGAAGACATTGTGTATTTCACGCAAAATGAGTTTGCCAACCGCTACAAAATCGAGTGCTTCCCTCACTATGCCAAATCTTATGAGGAGCTTTTCGCGCAGTTTAATAGCGATGAGTATGAGCCTATCTGTGGGGAATTCCTAAAAGTGTGCGACCACCTAAGCGCGTATCTAGAGGCAAAAATCTCTATCGCACACGGAATCTCTAGCAAGGACTTAATCGAGGGCGCACAAGGCATACTTGATAAAAGGGGCGATGAAGTCATAAACGGACTTGACATAGGCGCGGTATTTAGGGAGTTTGAGTAG
- a CDS encoding MlaE family ABC transporter permease, protein MTPKMHFLSNQSQNQKSIILEGVWDFRTSKQTLKSLKKALQTHIESIEFDESCQIDFVFGTYFLQQIYACTADFSTQNPLDSTSHTPNPPKPPKIIAPNHIRQILQTCENMRIKKPRTFASMFRVYVRGAKRFWRKAFSNLGRYICEFTQSFVDFVNFVGMTFYFLGRSIFTREIRIAPLFYHINESGFKALPVSLLTAFIAGFAIGLQGAVQLENLGAPLMSVETVAKLSLREMGPFILALVIAGRSASSFTAEIGVMRLTEEIDAMKTMGFNPVVFLVIPRFLALVIIMPFLVFLADAMSLLGGMLAVFAQVGIGFNAWVERFYETVDWVHFWIGVIKAPFFGAAIALVGCFRGFCIRENTQELGQATTISVVNALFWCITIDAIFSFITARLEI, encoded by the coding sequence ATGACACCAAAAATGCACTTCCTAAGCAATCAATCACAAAATCAAAAAAGCATTATTTTGGAGGGGGTTTGGGATTTTCGCACATCTAAGCAAACTCTAAAATCCCTAAAAAAAGCCCTGCAAACACACATAGAATCTATTGAATTTGATGAGAGCTGCCAAATCGATTTTGTTTTTGGGACATATTTTTTGCAGCAAATTTATGCCTGCACAGCAGATTTTAGCACCCAAAACCCTTTAGACTCCACCTCACATACGCCAAATCCACCCAAACCCCCCAAAATCATCGCCCCAAACCATATACGCCAAATCCTCCAAACCTGCGAAAATATGCGCATAAAAAAGCCACGCACTTTTGCTAGTATGTTTCGCGTGTATGTGCGCGGAGCGAAGCGATTTTGGCGCAAAGCATTTAGCAATTTAGGTCGTTATATTTGCGAGTTTACACAGAGTTTTGTTGATTTTGTAAATTTCGTGGGTATGACTTTTTACTTTCTTGGTCGCTCTATTTTTACGCGTGAGATTCGTATCGCTCCACTTTTTTATCACATAAACGAGTCAGGGTTCAAAGCACTTCCTGTGAGCTTGCTTACAGCATTTATCGCAGGCTTTGCTATCGGACTGCAAGGAGCTGTCCAGCTAGAAAACTTAGGTGCACCGCTTATGAGTGTAGAGACTGTGGCAAAGCTATCTTTGCGTGAGATGGGGCCTTTTATCCTTGCGCTTGTTATCGCGGGGCGCAGTGCTTCTAGTTTCACTGCAGAAATCGGCGTTATGAGGCTTACAGAGGAAATTGATGCGATGAAAACTATGGGCTTTAATCCTGTGGTTTTTCTAGTGATTCCGCGATTTTTGGCATTGGTGATTATTATGCCCTTTTTAGTCTTTTTAGCCGATGCGATGTCCCTACTTGGCGGTATGCTAGCCGTGTTTGCACAAGTGGGGATTGGGTTTAATGCGTGGGTTGAGCGATTTTATGAGACGGTGGATTGGGTGCATTTTTGGATAGGAGTGATAAAAGCACCATTTTTTGGCGCGGCTATCGCGCTAGTGGGGTGCTTTAGGGGATTTTGCATACGAGAAAACACTCAAGAGCTAGGACAGGCTACGACTATTAGCGTGGTAAACGCGCTGTTTTGGTGTATCACTATTGATGCTATTTTTTCATTTATCACCGCAAGGCTTGAGATATGA
- a CDS encoding MlaD family protein, whose protein sequence is MERRINYLLIGGIFFAVIVALIAFIMWFGRLGMSSDERFGKYFIQTTYDISGISAKTPIKYKGISIGIVESIAFDSSKVGVVRLNLLIEKSIPIAKGSSLVIDSQGLAGLNYLALKQNPAGEIITPNDEPRLELEQGFFGKLSDKADETLKEVASMLKSVDSLLNEENIYNINRTLFSLNKASAQIAELSKNLNERVQNGQYDIKDILSPTLRQSQKTLQNLDSTIQKASNLIDKFNANPYSTLFGEQKKNTNGRTTK, encoded by the coding sequence ATGGAAAGACGCATAAATTACTTGCTTATCGGTGGCATATTTTTCGCCGTGATTGTGGCACTAATAGCGTTTATAATGTGGTTTGGACGGCTAGGAATGAGTAGCGATGAGAGATTTGGAAAATACTTTATCCAAACCACTTATGACATTTCAGGCATAAGTGCCAAGACACCGATAAAATACAAAGGCATCTCTATCGGCATAGTAGAATCTATCGCTTTTGATTCTAGCAAGGTAGGTGTGGTGCGACTAAATCTACTCATAGAAAAATCTATCCCCATAGCCAAAGGCTCAAGCCTAGTTATCGACTCTCAAGGGCTAGCAGGGCTAAACTACCTCGCCCTAAAGCAAAATCCAGCAGGGGAAATCATCACCCCAAATGATGAGCCAAGACTTGAGCTTGAGCAAGGGTTTTTTGGCAAGCTAAGTGATAAGGCAGATGAGACGCTAAAGGAGGTGGCAAGTATGCTAAAAAGCGTGGATTCTCTGCTAAATGAGGAAAACATTTATAACATTAACCGCACGCTTTTTTCGCTAAACAAAGCTAGCGCGCAAATCGCCGAGCTAAGCAAAAATCTAAATGAGCGCGTCCAAAACGGGCAATACGACATAAAAGACATTTTAAGCCCCACGCTTCGCCAAAGCCAAAAGACATTGCAAAATCTAGATTCTACGATTCAAAAAGCAAGCAACTTGATTGATAAATTCAACGCAAATCCATACTCCACACTATTTGGCGAGCAAAAGAAAAACACAAATGGGAGAACAACCAAATGA
- the prfB gene encoding peptide chain release factor 2 — translation MDSYQYSELLKTLTSKYATIGEIIKPDDLHAQLATLQAIESSPNFWEDAKKASEVGKQKAKITKTLQSYTALGKNLSDSAELFEIASTQGDSDTLELLFAESGALESSLLQAELEILLNSPNDALNAIITIQPGAGGTESQDWASMLYRMYLRWAERRGYKVEILDYQDGEEAGIKGAAFLLKGENAFGYAKAESGVHRLVRISPFDSNAKRHTSFASVQVSPEIDDDIVIELEEKDYRIDTYRASGAGGQHINKTDSAIRITHFPSGIVVQCQNDRSQHKNKATALKMLKSKLYEIEQAKQRESASAGEKSEIGWGHQIRSYVLAPYQQVKDLRSNYATSDTNGVLDGDIDALIQSVLVMK, via the coding sequence TTGGATTCTTACCAATACAGCGAACTGCTAAAAACTCTTACAAGCAAATACGCCACCATTGGCGAAATCATCAAGCCCGATGACTTGCACGCACAGCTTGCCACACTCCAAGCTATTGAGAGCTCCCCAAACTTCTGGGAAGACGCCAAAAAGGCTAGCGAGGTGGGCAAGCAAAAAGCAAAAATCACCAAAACCCTGCAATCCTACACCGCGCTAGGCAAAAACCTTAGCGATAGCGCAGAGCTCTTTGAAATCGCTAGCACACAGGGCGATAGCGACACGCTAGAGTTGCTTTTTGCCGAGTCTGGTGCGCTAGAGTCCTCCCTGCTCCAAGCCGAGCTAGAGATTTTGCTAAACTCCCCAAATGACGCGCTTAATGCGATTATCACTATTCAGCCGGGAGCTGGCGGGACGGAGAGCCAAGATTGGGCGAGTATGCTCTATCGTATGTATCTGCGCTGGGCGGAGCGCAGGGGGTATAAAGTCGAGATTCTGGATTATCAAGACGGCGAGGAAGCGGGCATAAAAGGCGCGGCGTTTTTACTAAAGGGTGAAAATGCCTTTGGCTACGCAAAGGCAGAATCAGGCGTGCATAGGCTGGTGAGAATCTCACCTTTTGATTCCAATGCTAAGCGACACACGAGCTTTGCAAGCGTGCAAGTAAGCCCCGAAATCGATGATGACATAGTAATCGAGCTAGAGGAAAAGGACTACCGCATAGACACCTACCGCGCGAGTGGTGCGGGCGGACAGCATATCAACAAGACAGATTCTGCGATTCGTATCACGCACTTTCCAAGCGGGATAGTCGTGCAGTGCCAAAACGACAGAAGTCAGCACAAAAACAAAGCCACCGCGCTAAAAATGCTAAAATCCAAACTCTATGAAATCGAGCAAGCAAAGCAACGCGAAAGCGCGAGTGCTGGGGAAAAAAGCGAAATCGGCTGGGGACATCAAATCCGCTCCTATGTCCTCGCTCCCTATCAGCAGGTCAAAGACTTGCGCTCAAACTACGCTACGAGCGATACAAACGGCGTGCTAGATGGCGACATAGACGCGCTTATACAATCCGTGCTTGTGATGAAGTGA